A window of the Pungitius pungitius chromosome 3, fPunPun2.1, whole genome shotgun sequence genome harbors these coding sequences:
- the vmp1 gene encoding vacuole membrane protein 1 yields MAANGAKCEQKRAGAKDKQNGKATDSSVRERRQRDKEDRLSLVVWRRPITTLHYFLLETLIKLKEWTVKLWQRRGAVFLVLLLCSLFSIAYSTEGTHQQYVQHLEKRFLWCAYWVGLGILSSVGLGTGLHTFLLYLGPHIASVTLAAYECSSTDFPEPPYPDQIVCPQGGGVEGSISLFSIMSKVRLEACMWGAGTAIGELPPYFMARAARQSGADPEDEDYEEFEEMLEQAEGAQDFVTRAKLGVQHMVQKVGFFGILACASIPNPLFDLAGITCGHFMVPFWTFFGATLIGKAIVKMHIQKLFVIITFSKHIVEQMVSLIGSVPRVGPSLQKPFSQYLEAQRNKLHHAGGSAPADENWLSWVFEKVVLVMVCYFVTSIVNSMAQSYAKRLQQQRHSEEKTK; encoded by the exons ATGGCAGCCAATGGGGCCAAATGTGAACAGAAACGTGCGGGAGCCAAAGACAAACAGAATGGCAAGGCCACAG ACTCTTCGGTTAGAGAGCGGCGGCAGAGAGATAAGGAGGACCGCCTGTCTCTGGTGGTCTGGAGGAGGCCCATCACCACGCTTCACTACTTCCTCCTGGAGACTCTTATCAAGCTAAAGGAGTGGACCGTTAA GCTTTGGCAACGACGAGGCGCCGTGTTCTTAGTTCTGTTGTTATGTTCTCTGTTCTCCATCGCCTACTCTACCGAGGGAACGCACCAACAA TATGTTCAGCACCTGGAGAAGAGGTTCCTATGGTGCGCCTACTGGGTAGGCCTTGGGATCCTGTCCTCAGTCGGCCTTGGAACTGGCCTGCACACCTTCCTCCTCTATCTG GGTCCTCACATAGCATCGGTCACTCTGGCGGCATACGAGTGCAGCTCCACGGACTTCCCAGAGCCTCCGTACCCAGACCAGATAGTCTGTCCCCAAGGCGGAGGGGTGGAGGGAAGCATCTCCCTCTTCTCCATCATGTCCAAGGTCCGCCTGGAGGCCTGCATGTGG GGGGCGGGGACCGCCATCGGAGAGCTGCCTCCATACTTCATGGCCCGAGCGGCTCGTCAGTCGGGAGCGGATCCAGAGGATGAAGACTACGAGGAGTTTGAGGagatgctggagcaggcggagggCGCTCAG GATTTTGTCACAAGAGCCAAACTGGGAGTCCAGCATATGGTGCAGAAAGTTGGATTCTTTGGGATCTTGGCCTGCGCTTCG ATCCCCAACCCCCTCTTTGACCTGGCTGGAATAACCTGCGGCCATTTCATGGTTCCTTTCTGGACCTTCTTTGGAGCAACCCTTATTGGGAAAGCCATCGTCAAGATGCATATACAG AAACTATTTGTCATCATCACCTTCAGCAAACACATAGTAGAGCAGATGGTGTCACTCATTGG GTCTGTGCCCAGAGTGGGACCATCACTCCAGAAGCCCTTCAGCCAGTACCTGGAAGCACAGAGGAACAAGCTGCACCATGCTGGAGGAAGTGCACCAGCG GATGAGAACTGGCTGTCGTGGGTGTTTGAGAAGGTGGTGCTGGTCATGGTCTGCTACTTCGTCACTTCCATCGTCAACTCCATGGCCCAGAGCTACGCCAAgcgcctgcagcagcagaggcactCGGAGGAGAAGACCAAGTGA
- the tubd1 gene encoding tubulin delta chain isoform X1, whose product MSIVTVQLGQCGNQVGPELFDVISSDAQEGQKRAFSAAVRERFFHQTTRGELVARAVLVDMEPKVINHSVSRAAKSGVWRYGEASHFSQKQGSGNNWANGFCVHGPRHSDAVEELVRREVERCDRLAGLMAMMSVAGGTGSGVGTYVTQCLRDTYPKSFILNHLTWPYGTGEVIVQNYNSVLTLAHLYQLSDAILVHENDTVHRICGRLLNIKHISFGDVNRVIAHQLASVLQPALTADSRGVYGRNPLGELASALSCHPEYKLLSVCTVPQVPSSSMAYSTFTWPSLLKHLRQMLISNAKMEEGKFRPLGPPKFTLKFNTSEGLSFVTVSGIDWQVRPPACSEWAGSLPGSGFNRSLANLLVLRGKDVYSAETGGFEDPALYTSWLSSEDAFSSWKSPVPFNKYEKCATLVSNSQALLRPLDDMVGKAWNMFASRAYLHQYMKFGISEEDFLDSFTSMEQVISSYSQLH is encoded by the exons ATGTCCATCGTAACGGTTCAGCTCGGTCAGTGCGGTAACCAGGTGGGTCCCGAGCTGTTCGACGTCATCAGCAGCGACGCCCAGGAGGGGCAGAAGAGAGCGTTCAGCGCTGCGGTCCGCGAGCGGTTCTTCCACCAAACAACCCGCGGAG AGCTGGTGGCCAGGGCGGTCCTGGTAGACATGGAGCCCAAAGTGATCAACCACAGTGTGAGCAGGGCTGCGAAGTCCGGCGTGTGGCGCTACGGAGAGGCGTCACACTTCAGCCAGAAGCAGGGCTCTGGAAACAACTGGGCTAACGG GTTCTGCGTCCACGGGCCGCGTCACAGCGACGcggtggaggagctggtgagGCGAGAGGTGGAGCGCTGCGACCGGTTGGCCGGCCTCATGGCCATGATGAGTGTGGCGGGGGGGACGGGGTCCGGCGTCGGCACTTACGTTACCCAGTGTCTCCGAGACACCTACCCCAAGTCCTTCATCCTCAACCACCTCACGTGGCCCTACGGGACCGGCgag GTGATTGTCCAGAACTACAACTCCGTGCTGACGCTGGCGCACCTCTACCAGCTGTCGGACGCCATCCTGGTGCACGAGAACGACACGGTGCACAGGATCTGCGGCCGGCTGCTCAACATCAAACACATCTCCTTCGGCGACGTCAACCGCGTGATCGCTCACCAGCTGGCCAGCGTCCTGCAGCCCGCGCTCACCGCCGACTCCCGGGGAGTCTACGGCAGAAACCCACTGG GGGAGCTGGCGAGCGCCCTCTCGTGCCACCCGGAGTACAAGCTGCTCAGCGTGTGCACCGTCCCTCAGGTGCCCAGTTCCTCCATGGCCTACAGCACGTTCACCTGGCCGAGCCTGCTTAAACACCTGCGGCAGATGCTCATCTCCAACGCCAAGATGGAGGAGGGCAAGTTCCGTCCTCTCGGACCTCCTAAATTCACTCTCAAATTCAACACTTCTGAGGGTTTGTCCTTTGTCACCGTCTCAGGTATCGACTGGCAGGTGCGTCCACCTGCTTGTTCTGAGTGGGCCGGGAGTCTCCCGGGATCCGGCTTCAACCGGTCCCTGGCCAACCTGCTCGTACTGAGAGGGAAAGACGTGTACAGCGCGGAGACAG GGGGCTTTGAGGACCCGGCCCTGTACACCTCCTGGCTCTCCTCAGAAGATGCTTTCAGCTCGTGGAAATCACCTGTGCCTTTTAATAAGTATGAGAAATGTGCAACGCTGGTCAGCAACAGCCAGGCTCTGCTCCGACCTCTGGATGACATGGTGGGGAAAGCCTGGAACATGTTTGCATCCAG GGCCTACCTCCACCAATACATGAAGTTTGGGATCTCAGAGGAGGACTTTCTAGACAGCTTCACGTCTATGGAGCAAGTCATCTCCAGCTACAGTCAACTGCACTAG
- the tubd1 gene encoding tubulin delta chain isoform X2 → MSIVTVQLGQCGNQVGPELFDVISSDAQEGQKRAFSAAVRERFFHQTTRGELVARAVLVDMEPKVINHSVSRAAKSGVWRYGEASHFSQKQGSGNNWANGFCVHGPRHSDAVEELVRREVERCDRLAGLMAMMSVAGGTGSGVGTYVTQCLRDTYPKSFILNHLTWPYGTGEVIVQNYNSVLTLAHLYQLSDAILVHENDTVHRICGRLLNIKHISFGDVNRVIAHQLASVLQPALTADSRGVYGRNPLGELASALSCHPEYKLLSVCTVPQVPSSSMAYSTFTWPSLLKHLRQMLISNAKMEEGIDWQVRPPACSEWAGSLPGSGFNRSLANLLVLRGKDVYSAETGGFEDPALYTSWLSSEDAFSSWKSPVPFNKYEKCATLVSNSQALLRPLDDMVGKAWNMFASRAYLHQYMKFGISEEDFLDSFTSMEQVISSYSQLH, encoded by the exons ATGTCCATCGTAACGGTTCAGCTCGGTCAGTGCGGTAACCAGGTGGGTCCCGAGCTGTTCGACGTCATCAGCAGCGACGCCCAGGAGGGGCAGAAGAGAGCGTTCAGCGCTGCGGTCCGCGAGCGGTTCTTCCACCAAACAACCCGCGGAG AGCTGGTGGCCAGGGCGGTCCTGGTAGACATGGAGCCCAAAGTGATCAACCACAGTGTGAGCAGGGCTGCGAAGTCCGGCGTGTGGCGCTACGGAGAGGCGTCACACTTCAGCCAGAAGCAGGGCTCTGGAAACAACTGGGCTAACGG GTTCTGCGTCCACGGGCCGCGTCACAGCGACGcggtggaggagctggtgagGCGAGAGGTGGAGCGCTGCGACCGGTTGGCCGGCCTCATGGCCATGATGAGTGTGGCGGGGGGGACGGGGTCCGGCGTCGGCACTTACGTTACCCAGTGTCTCCGAGACACCTACCCCAAGTCCTTCATCCTCAACCACCTCACGTGGCCCTACGGGACCGGCgag GTGATTGTCCAGAACTACAACTCCGTGCTGACGCTGGCGCACCTCTACCAGCTGTCGGACGCCATCCTGGTGCACGAGAACGACACGGTGCACAGGATCTGCGGCCGGCTGCTCAACATCAAACACATCTCCTTCGGCGACGTCAACCGCGTGATCGCTCACCAGCTGGCCAGCGTCCTGCAGCCCGCGCTCACCGCCGACTCCCGGGGAGTCTACGGCAGAAACCCACTGG GGGAGCTGGCGAGCGCCCTCTCGTGCCACCCGGAGTACAAGCTGCTCAGCGTGTGCACCGTCCCTCAGGTGCCCAGTTCCTCCATGGCCTACAGCACGTTCACCTGGCCGAGCCTGCTTAAACACCTGCGGCAGATGCTCATCTCCAACGCCAAGATGGAGGAGG GTATCGACTGGCAGGTGCGTCCACCTGCTTGTTCTGAGTGGGCCGGGAGTCTCCCGGGATCCGGCTTCAACCGGTCCCTGGCCAACCTGCTCGTACTGAGAGGGAAAGACGTGTACAGCGCGGAGACAG GGGGCTTTGAGGACCCGGCCCTGTACACCTCCTGGCTCTCCTCAGAAGATGCTTTCAGCTCGTGGAAATCACCTGTGCCTTTTAATAAGTATGAGAAATGTGCAACGCTGGTCAGCAACAGCCAGGCTCTGCTCCGACCTCTGGATGACATGGTGGGGAAAGCCTGGAACATGTTTGCATCCAG GGCCTACCTCCACCAATACATGAAGTTTGGGATCTCAGAGGAGGACTTTCTAGACAGCTTCACGTCTATGGAGCAAGTCATCTCCAGCTACAGTCAACTGCACTAG